Within bacterium, the genomic segment ATCTCCGGTTCAGCGGCGTGAGGTTATCCCCGAGCAGAAGAAACCGCACGCGATAGAGCCGGCCGGGCCGGAGCCGCGTTCGCTGCCGCATCCGGAGGCTGAACCGCCGGCCGATCCCCGCAACCGGGCCTCACAGGAGGAGGTCGATCAGGTGGGAGAGGCGCTGCGCAAGGCGCTGGCGGCTTTCCGCATCAATGCACCGGCGGTGCACAAGTCGGAGCTGACCTACTCCGCCTCGATCCCTCGCGATCTGAATATTCACCGGCTCACCTTTGCGTTGATCGATGAGCTGGACAAGATCGATGGCGAGATACGGCGCATCGTCGAAGACCGGCGAAAGGGACGTCTGGAGTATACCATTGCGGTCGACGGTGACTGGGCTTGCCGCATCGTGCTGATGCGGCGCGAATCGATGAGCGCAGTATCCGGCCGGATGGCGATCATCGTTGATGATTTTGGCTATGCCAATAACGATTTGGTCAAAAAGTTCCTCTTTTATCCCAAACCCCTGACGATTGCGATCCTACCCGGCCAGAAGGCGACAAGCCTGGTGGCGCGGGATGCCCGTCTGGCCAACCGCGAGATGCTCGTCCATATGCCGATGGAACCGCGCGACGCCAAGTGGTCGGATGAGGGCTATACCTTGCTCGCCGGTCAGGATGCCGGGACCGTGCGGCTGCGGGTGCGGGCCGCGCTCGCGCAGCTGCCCGCGGCCCTGGGCATCAACAATCATGAAGGTTCCAAAGTCACTCCGGACCGGGCCATGATGCGGACGGTGATGGCCGAGCTGAAG encodes:
- a CDS encoding divergent polysaccharide deacetylase family protein — its product is MDKKRRLQWALGTFSVLLLVINGYILWKSPVQRREVIPEQKKPHAIEPAGPEPRSLPHPEAEPPADPRNRASQEEVDQVGEALRKALAAFRINAPAVHKSELTYSASIPRDLNIHRLTFALIDELDKIDGEIRRIVEDRRKGRLEYTIAVDGDWACRIVLMRRESMSAVSGRMAIIVDDFGYANNDLVKKFLFYPKPLTIAILPGQKATSLVARDARLANREMLVHMPMEPRDAKWSDEGYTLLAGQDAGTVRLRVRAALAQLPAALGINNHEGSKVTPDRAMMRTVMAELKRQNKIFIDSRTSPQSVALEAAREAGVRAAANQYFLDAEDDEDFIEAQLNKAAAVAAKQGQVIVICHMRKRTYRVLERMIPALEQQGIRFVYITEAL